Proteins from one Chitinophaga oryzae genomic window:
- a CDS encoding SusD/RagB family nutrient-binding outer membrane lipoprotein, producing MKKLSRIILVTLVMITGCTKGFLDINTDPNNPTKVSLKQLLPAAEQGLAFSMGFTNDARGARGLTEVLSVYVHQIVVRESQDQYGATGSQFDINGAWSGFYSAQPVSGLPDYIGVLENVEVLIKQATAGGYRHYAGIGKLLKAYGISQFVDAFADIPFSEANKFGTDGLRYPKFDKGADIYPQLFKLIDDAIADLGSDDGPLEPGGDDIFYGGNLARWTAMAKSLKLKLYNQVRLVQDVSGPVNQLVSAGGLISNTGQGFMLRYGSQVAPDDRNPGFSEYYATQKSHYISPWFYEIMKGYNPRIFTGIRDPRIPYYFFNQNTKLGGSQAPTEYRDSGFVSIYFGSTGTNRNSSQDNSMTVFGLYPVGGKYDNGSAGTVTAASGTGAAPLRLLTYADVLFIQAELINAGVLAGDARQKLSAAIDESFKQVDFVANLAKGSQTVPTIVGPDATAYRDKILAVYDARATAKEKLEVIITQKWIQSFGFSGDAYTDYRRTGFPVLFNPNDPTMAPGRQAQPPIFGNPTLPPPQGKVPVALGRNYPLSLPWPTNEIEVNPNAPSQKLPDVTPVFWDK from the coding sequence ATGAAAAAACTAAGCAGAATAATTTTGGTGACCCTCGTTATGATAACGGGATGTACAAAAGGGTTCCTGGATATTAATACTGATCCCAACAATCCTACCAAGGTGTCGTTGAAGCAATTGCTACCGGCAGCGGAACAGGGGTTGGCATTTTCTATGGGTTTTACCAATGATGCACGCGGGGCCAGGGGGCTTACTGAGGTGTTATCGGTATATGTGCATCAGATAGTGGTGCGGGAAAGCCAGGACCAATACGGAGCTACGGGCTCGCAGTTTGATATTAACGGCGCCTGGTCTGGTTTCTACAGCGCGCAGCCGGTAAGCGGACTTCCGGACTATATTGGTGTGCTGGAGAACGTGGAAGTGCTGATTAAACAAGCTACGGCGGGAGGCTATCGTCATTATGCCGGCATCGGGAAGCTGCTGAAGGCATATGGCATCAGCCAGTTTGTAGATGCGTTTGCAGATATCCCATTTTCTGAAGCGAATAAATTCGGGACTGATGGGCTGCGCTATCCGAAGTTTGATAAAGGTGCTGACATCTATCCGCAGCTTTTCAAATTGATTGATGATGCCATCGCCGATCTGGGAAGCGATGATGGTCCGCTGGAACCTGGGGGAGATGATATTTTTTATGGAGGAAATCTCGCCCGGTGGACGGCCATGGCCAAGAGCCTGAAGTTGAAGTTGTACAACCAGGTACGCCTGGTACAGGATGTGTCGGGTCCTGTAAACCAGCTGGTGAGCGCAGGAGGCTTAATCAGTAATACCGGGCAGGGATTTATGCTGCGGTATGGCTCGCAGGTAGCACCGGACGACAGAAACCCGGGATTCAGTGAGTATTATGCCACCCAAAAATCGCACTATATCAGCCCCTGGTTCTACGAAATCATGAAGGGCTATAACCCACGGATATTTACCGGCATCAGGGATCCCCGGATACCCTACTACTTCTTCAATCAGAATACGAAACTCGGAGGCTCGCAGGCGCCGACAGAGTACCGTGATTCCGGTTTTGTTTCCATTTATTTTGGCTCGACAGGCACCAACAGGAACTCATCTCAGGACAACAGCATGACGGTATTTGGCCTTTACCCGGTAGGTGGCAAGTATGATAACGGTAGCGCGGGAACGGTAACGGCCGCCAGCGGTACCGGCGCTGCGCCCCTGAGATTACTTACTTATGCAGATGTACTGTTTATACAGGCAGAGCTGATCAATGCAGGCGTGCTTGCAGGAGATGCCCGCCAGAAATTGTCTGCCGCCATTGATGAATCTTTCAAGCAGGTGGACTTTGTAGCAAACCTGGCGAAAGGATCCCAGACAGTACCTACTATTGTTGGGCCGGATGCCACCGCGTATCGCGACAAAATACTGGCCGTTTATGATGCCAGAGCTACGGCAAAGGAAAAACTGGAAGTGATCATTACACAGAAATGGATACAGTCTTTCGGTTTTAGCGGCGACGCCTATACGGATTACCGGCGTACTGGTTTCCCGGTATTATTCAATCCCAATGATCCCACGATGGCTCCCGGGCGTCAGGCGCAGCCACCGATATTCGGTAATCCTACCTTGCCGCCGCCACAGGGAAAAGTGCCGGTAGCGCTGGGTAGAAATTACCCGTTGTCATTGCCGTGGCCAACCAACGAAATCGAAGTGAATCCGAATGCGCCCTCTCAAAAACTGCCGGACGTAACACCGGTGTTCTGGGATAAATAA